ATGTACGGCCCCTGCTCGAAGTCGCCGTTCCTCAGCAAGTTGTCTGGACAAACACGATGCAAAATCGCACAGAGAGAGTCAGGTAAAGGGCTGGTCAGACGTACTCGAAAGTTCATGCATGGGATCGTGTCTTACCGCCGGCGGCCTGGGGAGGGTAGAGCGCCTTGATGGCGACGGAGTCGATCATGGGGCCGCAGGCGGGGTCGTCCTCGTGGACGGGGTTATGGATGGTGAGCGTCATGACGTCGTTCGTGGCCTGGAAAGCCCAGCAGTAGGAGTCCCAGCCGCTGCTGGTGTACACCGTCTGGATGGAGATCTCGTCGGACGCGTCGCCGGGGACGACCGACACGGTCAGCTTCTCGTACTGGGCGCATGTGCGCGCCGCGCTGAAGGTGACGGAGTACTGCGTGCCCGGCGCCACGCTGAGCTGCTGGTGGATGGAGCCATCCTCGCCCAGCCGCACGGCGTGCGAGCCCTCCGGCACCGTCAGGATCATGTCCCCCTCCTTCTGCCCGGACTCGATGTACTCCACGTGCCCGGTGATCTTCCACTGTGGGATGGCGTTCGCCCCCGTCACCCTCGAGCCGTCCATTTGGAACCTGTCCGGCGAGTCCTCGAAGTTGCCATTCGGCAGTGGGCCTGTAGCGTCACATGACAGTGTTAGAGACAGGATTTGTGCTGCATGAAGGAAACTAGTATAACACAAACAGTCAACGCCAGCATTTCGGGAGAAGCAACGCTCTGTCTTCTAGCGTAGCTGATGCTTAAAAAGTTCGCTAATCTTACTAGCCCCTTGAATCTAAGCTGAGCTACTACAGGTTTTTACGTAGTAACAAACTATGCTGTGCAATCGCATGACAACTAACAGTAAACTTTCTTACAGGGAGTTAATAACCAGACACTAGTTTCACTGACAACCTAGCTAGCAGGCTGATCCCTAAGAACATCGAGAAGACGAGAACCATAACAAGTTAGCAAATTAGTCTCCCATATGAATCTGATAGTCCATTCAACTTCACCAAATTACGAACCAAGCATGCATGCAAGGAGTAAGCAACTTTGATTTGTGGCTCTCACCATCGCCGGCAGAAGCAGCTCGAGCAGCCGCGCAGACGACCAAGAACAGCAGCGCGCCCTTGATCACCATCTTCTCCCGCCCTTGACCTCCTCGATCGGCTAATGTACCTCACAATCTTCCTTCCTCGCGCTTTGGAGTAGTTCTCTCGAGCTTCTACTTATCGAGGACAGAGCTTATCTGGGAAGTCACCGTTGCACTTGCGGTCCACTTATAACGGGCCGATCGATCGACGGATCGGCTAGGATCGGAGGCCGGTGTACGCGCGCGGCGCGGGGCGACTGGGCGCCGTGGGACGCGCCGGGGTCGTCGCGCGCGGCACGAGGCCACGAGAAGGGCACCGCCCTCCTCGCCACCTGGTCACTGATTCGATCCGTCGATCCGTTGGATGCGGCCACGGGCGGTGAAAAATGGCCGTCGTGCGTGGACTCGATGGCCGGCCAGCGCTTATTATCAGTTGGTGGTACGACGTAGTACGTGTGGTAGCAGGCGCAGCGGCGTGCGCTCACGTGGACTTGTGCGGCATCTGCAGGCCGATGGAATGGAAGGATTCCGCTGTCTCCTCCATCGATCGATTGGCTGGGCGCCAGGTATCCGGGTGATCACATAGTGTTCATGTGGATTTTGATTCGCAGCAGTGGCATCATTTACGAGTCGTCGCGGCTTAAGCTGCCTCCAAGGACAGCTTAAGATGCTTGACGCTGGAGTCAACTTTGGGCCCTGTCAGAAGGGCGCGTGCATATCTGAATCGAAACAGTACGCACTGATGGTCCACTAGTATCGTActtctccgtttttatttactcagcATATTAAAGTTGACTGAaatcaaacttcgtaaagtttaaccaagtttatagaaaaaaagtACAAACATTTCCTAtaaaatctatatgatgtgaaagtacatttaataataaatctaatgatattgatttgttattgtatatgttaatatttttgtttataaactttgtcaaagtttacaaagcgtAACTTTGACTAAAGCTAATACatggactaaataaaaacggagggagtaccatttaaAAACAAGGACCATAATATTACCCCCATTCCAAAATTATTGTcatagatttgtgcagatatggaTGTACTTTTTTTTGCAACAAAATTAGGAGCTTTATTAACGAAGTATCATA
This region of Triticum aestivum cultivar Chinese Spring chromosome 2D, IWGSC CS RefSeq v2.1, whole genome shotgun sequence genomic DNA includes:
- the LOC123049552 gene encoding uncharacterized protein, giving the protein MVIKGALLFLVVCAAARAASAGDGPLPNGNFEDSPDRFQMDGSRVTGANAIPQWKITGHVEYIESGQKEGDMILTVPEGSHAVRLGEDGSIHQQLSVAPGTQYSVTFSAARTCAQYEKLTVSVVPGDASDEISIQTVYTSSGWDSYCWAFQATNDVMTLTIHNPVHEDDPACGPMIDSVAIKALYPPQAAGDNLLRNGDFEQGPYIAPGSPFGVLVPNRDETHISPISGWMIMSYSKVIKYVDSQHYAVPHGSYAVELVSGGEAALVQEVDTAPGSACRLEFSVGNAGNRCESSDEQPMRVLVSTAGGSKTVVHRSDGNGGGTTRASLEFTAIHSRTKVVFSGSSYHTKSDSSGTRCGPVVDDASLVCVPPTPARRLLR